Below is a window of Nocardia asteroides DNA.
TGGCCGAATCGCGGGCCACTCTCGACCACGCCCTCGAACTCGGCGTCACCCTGTTCGACACCGCCGACGTCTACGGCGCGGGGCACAACGAGGAGTTCCTGTCCGACTTCGTCCGCGCCAACCGCGCGAACCTGGTGATCGCGACCAAGTTCGGCATCGTCCGCAAGGCCGACGACCCGGCCTTCCGCGGCTTCGACAACTCCCCCGAGTACATCCGCTCGTCGGTCGAGGCCAGCCTGCGCAGGCTCGGCGTCGACACCATCGACCTGTACTACCTGCACCGGCGCGATCCGCGGGTGCCGATCGAGGACGCCGTCGGCACCCTGGCCGAACTGGTCGCCGCGGGCAAGGTGCGCGCGCTGGGCCTGTCCGAGGTCACCGGCGACGAACTGCGCGCCGCGCACGCGGTGCACCCGATCACGGCGCTGCAGTCGGAGTGGTCGCTGTTCTCCCGCGACGTGGAGCGCACCGCGGTACCCGCCGCCGCCGAGCTGGGGGTGGCGTTCGTGCCGTACTCGCCGCTGGGCCGCGGCTTCCTCACCGGGGCGTTCCGCGCCGCGAACGAGCTGGGCGCGCAGGACTTCCGGCAGCACCAGCCGCGCTTCACC
It encodes the following:
- a CDS encoding aldo/keto reductase, which encodes MSTTATLPTTTLGTDGPLVGAQGLGCMGISEFYGDSDLAESRATLDHALELGVTLFDTADVYGAGHNEEFLSDFVRANRANLVIATKFGIVRKADDPAFRGFDNSPEYIRSSVEASLRRLGVDTIDLYYLHRRDPRVPIEDAVGTLAELVAAGKVRALGLSEVTGDELRAAHAVHPITALQSEWSLFSRDVERTAVPAAAELGVAFVPYSPLGRGFLTGAFRAANELGAQDFRQHQPRFTGDNARHNADLLAPLAEIAEAHGISQAQVALAWVHARADVHGLAVVPIPGTRKRTRLAENVAAATVRLTDAELATLEPIAARVAGNRYADMSFTSAGRE